A genomic segment from Anabas testudineus chromosome 6, fAnaTes1.2, whole genome shotgun sequence encodes:
- the pnpla2 gene encoding patatin-like phospholipase domain-containing protein 2, whose product MFPLDSPWNISFAGCGFLGIYHIGVASCLLEQAPFLVHNARHIYGASAGALTATAVVTGVCLGETGANIINVAKEARKRFLGPMHPSFNLVKIVRHMLRGTLPADCHELASGRLGISLTRVTDGENVLVSHFNSKEELVQACVCSAYIPVYCGLIPPTLQGVRYVDGGISDNLPQYELKNTITVSPFSGESDICPRDTSTNIHELRFTNTSIQFTLTNLYRVSRALFPPDPMIMKTMCKQGYKDALHFLKRNGLLNYNDPLRDRPMLANGEENEHDNVEEEESSEDNEGEELPHVEEGAVVVHSTFSEEEHIIVHLPPSLHKALIEACMERRSLVQSLRNLLLVRMASAMMVPYTLPLESAISLTLRLLEWLPDVHEDVEWMGEQTLKIMQHVFRQTSKSISQHMSARFSCQLELHHTQSLPSRFSSTNLFPTWVNRSSSSLQDVFRHLDKYKRQLMSGVLCINMDLQGSFETGPMSTNKRCPSITCTDGLIMHDCPEIAPAADAISSS is encoded by the exons ATGTTCCCGTTAGACTCTCCGTGGAACATCTCTTTTGCAGGTTGCGGCTTCCTCGGTATCTACCACATCGGTGTGGCCAGCTGTCTGCTGGAGCAGGCTCCTTTCCTGGTGCACAACGCCAGACACATATACGGGGCATCAGCTGGAGCTCTCACTGCCACTGCTGTGGTCACCGGAGTGTGTCTCG GAGAGACCGGTGCAAATATCATCAATGTTGCCAAAGAGGCGAGAAAGCGATTCTTGGGACCCATGCATCCTTCCTTTAACCTGGTGAAAATTGTCCGCCACATGCTGCGTGGGACGCTGCCAGCTGATTGCCACGAGCTGGCCAGCGGGAGGTTAGGCATCTCTCTCACCAGagtgacagatggagaaaaCGTCCTGGTGTCTCACTTCAACAGCAAGGAGGAGCTGGTGCAG GCATGTGTCTGTAGTGCCTACATCCCAGTGTATTGTGGCCTTATTCCTCCTACACTGCAAGGAGTG CGATATGTCGATGGAGGAATCTCAGACAACCTTCCTCAGTATGAGCTGAAAAACACCATCACTGTTTCCCCGTTCTCTGGAGAAAGTGACATCTGCCCTCGAGACACTTCAACCAACATCCATGAGCTGCGATTCACCAACACAAGCATCCAGTTCACTCTCACCAACCTCTACAGAGTCTCCAGAGCTCTTTTCCCTCCAGACCCAATG ATTATGAAGACCATGTGTAAACAGGGATATAAAGATGCTCTGCACTTTTTAAAGAGAAATG GATTGCTTAATTACAACGACCCGCTGAGAGATAGACCCATGTTAGCTAATGGAGAAGAAAATGAGCATGACAATGTTGAAGAGGAGGAAAGCAGTGAAGATAATGAAGGGGAAGAATTGCCACATGTAGAAGAAGGAGCAGTAGTGGTTCATTCCACTTTCTCAGAAGAGGAGCATATCATTGTACACCTTCCACCCAGCCTTCACAAAG CTCTCATTGAGGCCTGCATGGAGAGGAGAAGCCTGGTGCAGTCACTAAGGAATCTGCTTCTTGTGAGGATGGCCTCAGCCATGATGGTCCCCTACACTCTCCCTCTGGAGTCGGCCATTTCCTTGACTCTCAG ACTCCTGGAGTGGCTCCCAGATGTGCACGAAGATGTAGAGTGGATGGGAGAGCAGACGTTAAAAattatgcagcatgtttttCGCCAGACCTCAAAAAGCATTTCCCAGCACATGTCTGCTAG GTTTAGCTGTCAACTGGAGTTACACCACACCCAGTCGCTCCCCTCCCGGTTCAGCTCCACCAATCTGTTTCCCACCTGGGTGAACAGGAGCAGTTCTTCACTCCAGGATGTCTTCAGGCACCTCGACAAGTATAAGAGGCAGCTGATGTCTGGAGTGCTGTGTATCAACATGGACCTGCAAGGTTCCTTCGAAACTGGACCCATGTCAACAAATAAGCGCTGTCCGTCCATCACATGCACAGACGGCCTCATAATGCATGATTGTCCTGAAATTGCACCTGCTGCCGACGCCATCAGCAGCTCCTAA